One window of the Deinococcus aerius genome contains the following:
- a CDS encoding DUF805 domain-containing protein translates to MNEYLNVIRNHYADFRGRARRRDFWMFSLINTVVVILLELPLLLSSVGAAAAGQEDWNPGGLAMLSLVLTILYALFIFVPSLAVTIRRLHDTGRSGWWYLINFVPFVGGLVLFIFLVMESQPGANKWGPNPKGMEATAAPAW, encoded by the coding sequence ATGAACGAATACCTGAACGTGATCCGCAACCACTACGCCGACTTTCGGGGAAGGGCGCGCCGACGGGACTTCTGGATGTTCTCGCTGATCAACACAGTCGTCGTGATCCTGCTGGAACTGCCCCTGCTGCTCAGTTCCGTGGGTGCGGCGGCGGCGGGGCAGGAGGACTGGAACCCGGGCGGCCTCGCCATGCTCAGCCTGGTCCTGACGATTCTCTATGCCCTGTTCATCTTCGTGCCCAGCCTCGCCGTCACCATTCGTCGCCTGCACGACACGGGCCGCAGCGGGTGGTGGTACCTGATTAACTTCGTCCCGTTCGTCGGCGGCCTGGTGCTCTTCATCTTCCTGGTGATGGAGAGCCAGCCCGGCGCGAACAAGTGGGGGCCGAATCCCAAGGGGATGGAGGCGACGGCGGCACCCGCCTGGTAG
- a CDS encoding glutaredoxin family protein has protein sequence MVKMYTTSWCPDCHAAKRALSSKGIAFQEINIEQDEQAAEYVMSVNGGKRSVPTLVSGDVAQSLSGFRPQKLDAFLAAAGL, from the coding sequence ATGGTCAAGATGTACACGACGAGTTGGTGCCCCGACTGTCACGCCGCCAAGCGTGCCCTGAGCAGCAAGGGGATCGCCTTTCAGGAGATCAACATCGAGCAGGACGAGCAGGCCGCCGAGTACGTGATGAGCGTGAACGGCGGCAAGCGCAGCGTCCCCACCCTGGTGAGCGGCGACGTGGCCCAGAGCCTCAGCGGCTTCCGTCCCCAGAAACTCGACGCCTTCCTGGCCGCCGCCGGGCTGTAA
- a CDS encoding GNAT family N-acetyltransferase: MPPLTVRPAIPADFPALRPMLLDMGFVEDEEALARRFPSFCARDDFALLVAGDETGRLLGYAAVHDYGPHLRSGNSHRTAKLDDLYTVPGARRQGVARTLMRAVEDWARSRPLRYVFWYANGHRAAPAYERMGYRSADAGQEGYRFFEIDLGEANTRAPHPLRGS; the protein is encoded by the coding sequence ATGCCCCCCCTCACCGTCCGCCCCGCCATTCCCGCCGACTTCCCCGCCCTGCGCCCCATGCTGCTCGACATGGGCTTCGTGGAGGACGAGGAGGCGCTCGCCCGGCGCTTCCCCTCCTTCTGCGCCCGCGACGACTTCGCCCTGCTCGTGGCGGGGGACGAGACGGGCCGTTTGCTCGGTTATGCCGCCGTCCACGACTACGGCCCGCATCTCCGCTCGGGCAACTCGCACCGCACGGCCAAGCTGGACGACCTCTACACCGTCCCCGGGGCGAGGCGGCAGGGTGTCGCCCGAACCCTGATGCGTGCGGTGGAGGACTGGGCCCGGTCCCGGCCCCTGCGCTACGTCTTCTGGTACGCGAACGGGCACCGTGCGGCGCCCGCCTACGAGCGAATGGGCTACCGCTCGGCGGACGCCGGGCAGGAGGGCTACCGCTTCTTCGAGATCGATCTCGGGGAGGCGAACACCCGCGCCCCCCACCCCCTGCGGGGGTCCTGA
- the thrS gene encoding threonine--tRNA ligase gives MHVTLPDGKQLDLPQGATALDAARAIGPRLAQDALAATANGDLVDLMSPLPEGANITLVTKKNPADAAAVFRHSLGHVMSQAVGEFYRARGYGPEAVKRGVGPAIENGWYQDFDLPEPLREEDLPEIERIMREIIARGLDFSRREVSKDEALAQFPHDPYKQELIRELPEGEPITLYQQGDYVDLCRGPHFPNTGRLPTAFKLMSTSGAYWRGNEKNPILQRIYGVAFATQKELDEYLARLEEAKRRDHRKLGKELELFTIDPLVGKGLPLWLPNGTVLREELTRFLREQQFQRDYQGVVTPNIGNLDLFRTSGHYPYYSDSQFEPITVDDEQYMLKPMNCPFHVRIYASKPRSYRDLPVRLAEFGTVYRYEMSGELNGLTRVRGFTQDDAHIFARPDQLGKEFLDVLDLTVLVLKTFGMNEVRFRVGVRDPESDKYVGDPAQWEVAERQIIEAVEEVGLPYTVEPGDAAFYGPKLDFVVKDVLGREWQLGTIQVDYNLPERFDISYVGEDGQDHRPVMIHRAPFGSLERFVGILIEHYGGDFPLWLAPRQVVVIPIADRHNAYAETLANELGAAGLRAEVDDSTNRMNAKVRNAELSKIPVMLIVGDQEEARREVSVRERTPEGHRERKGVDFTDLLRELQERYRTRA, from the coding sequence ATGCACGTCACGTTGCCCGACGGAAAACAACTCGATCTGCCCCAGGGCGCCACGGCCCTCGACGCCGCCCGGGCCATCGGCCCCCGCCTCGCGCAGGACGCCCTGGCCGCCACCGCGAACGGCGACCTCGTGGACCTGATGTCCCCGCTCCCCGAGGGCGCGAACATCACGCTCGTCACGAAGAAGAACCCTGCGGACGCCGCCGCCGTCTTCCGCCACTCGCTGGGCCACGTGATGAGCCAGGCGGTCGGCGAGTTCTACCGGGCCAGGGGCTACGGCCCGGAAGCTGTCAAGCGTGGGGTCGGCCCCGCCATCGAGAACGGCTGGTATCAGGACTTCGACCTGCCCGAGCCGTTGCGGGAGGAGGACTTGCCGGAAATCGAGCGGATCATGCGCGAGATCATCGCCCGGGGCCTCGACTTCTCCCGCCGCGAGGTGAGCAAGGACGAGGCGCTGGCGCAGTTCCCGCACGACCCCTACAAGCAGGAACTCATCCGCGAGCTGCCGGAGGGCGAGCCCATCACCCTCTACCAGCAGGGCGACTATGTGGACCTGTGCCGGGGGCCGCACTTCCCGAACACGGGCAGGCTGCCCACGGCCTTCAAGCTCATGAGCACGAGCGGCGCGTACTGGCGCGGGAACGAGAAGAACCCGATCCTCCAGCGCATCTACGGGGTGGCCTTCGCCACGCAAAAGGAGCTGGACGAGTACCTGGCGCGGCTCGAAGAGGCCAAGCGCCGTGACCACCGCAAGCTGGGCAAGGAACTCGAACTCTTTACCATCGATCCCCTCGTGGGCAAGGGCCTGCCGCTGTGGCTCCCCAATGGCACGGTTCTGCGTGAGGAGCTGACCCGCTTCCTGCGCGAGCAGCAGTTCCAGCGCGACTATCAGGGCGTGGTGACGCCGAATATCGGCAACCTCGACCTCTTCCGCACCTCGGGCCACTACCCCTATTACTCCGACAGCCAGTTCGAGCCCATCACGGTGGACGACGAGCAGTACATGCTCAAGCCCATGAACTGCCCCTTCCACGTGCGGATCTACGCGAGCAAGCCCAGAAGCTACCGCGACCTCCCGGTGCGCCTGGCCGAGTTCGGCACGGTGTACCGCTACGAGATGAGCGGCGAGCTCAACGGCCTGACCCGCGTGCGCGGCTTCACGCAGGACGACGCGCACATCTTCGCGCGGCCCGACCAGCTGGGGAAGGAATTCCTGGACGTACTTGACCTGACGGTCCTCGTCCTGAAGACCTTCGGGATGAACGAGGTGCGCTTCCGGGTGGGCGTGCGCGACCCCGAGTCCGACAAGTACGTGGGCGATCCGGCCCAGTGGGAGGTGGCCGAGCGGCAGATCATCGAGGCGGTCGAGGAAGTCGGCCTGCCCTACACGGTGGAGCCCGGCGACGCCGCCTTCTACGGCCCCAAGCTCGACTTCGTCGTGAAGGACGTGCTGGGCCGCGAGTGGCAGCTCGGCACCATCCAGGTGGACTACAACCTGCCCGAACGCTTCGACATCTCCTACGTGGGCGAGGACGGTCAGGACCACCGCCCGGTCATGATCCACCGCGCGCCCTTCGGCAGCCTGGAGCGCTTCGTGGGCATCCTGATCGAGCACTACGGCGGCGACTTCCCGCTGTGGCTGGCACCCCGGCAGGTCGTGGTCATCCCCATCGCTGACCGGCACAACGCCTACGCCGAGACGCTGGCGAACGAGTTGGGGGCGGCGGGCCTGCGCGCCGAGGTGGACGACTCGACCAACCGCATGAACGCCAAGGTCCGCAACGCCGAACTGTCGAAAATCCCCGTCATGCTGATCGTCGGCGATCAGGAGGAGGCCCGGCGCGAGGTCAGCGTCCGCGAGCGCACCCCGGAAGGCCACAGGGAGCGCAAGGGCGTGGACTTCACGGACCTGCTCCGGGAATTGCAGGAACGCTACCGGACGCGGGCATAA
- a CDS encoding metallophosphoesterase — translation MRPPLPLGLGVLLAACAPVPTGPVPPLPDMTAPLLIRADAADVRIVVMGDQGTGTEVQRRVAAAMRAVCEREGCDLGVGLGDNFYPAGPRDPASILFRERFAEPYGPLGVPFLMVPGNHDESWLLGGDGADARGAEAEVAYARLNPQWVMPARSYRAAVGDLVEFFAVDTSPLAAYLPPLRVNERPGGSWDRAQRAWLAGALESSQARWRLVLGHHPLFSGGKHGDAGHYDGLPLPGQRGDGVRALYGVACGKADAILSGHDHVLMGFAPQPECPGTRQWVSGAAGQVEPGRSGSRPVTFGIFDQPGFLWLNITRDALTLRVFTVSEDGAAQEVHTETVGKP, via the coding sequence GTGCGTCCCCCCCTGCCCCTCGGCCTGGGTGTGCTGCTGGCCGCCTGCGCACCTGTCCCGACCGGACCCGTCCCGCCACTGCCGGATATGACGGCTCCTCTGCTCATCCGGGCGGATGCGGCGGATGTGAGGATCGTGGTGATGGGAGACCAGGGCACCGGAACGGAGGTGCAGCGGCGGGTGGCGGCGGCGATGCGTGCGGTCTGTGAACGCGAGGGCTGCGACCTGGGGGTGGGGCTGGGCGACAATTTCTACCCGGCGGGGCCGCGTGATCCGGCGTCCATCCTCTTTCGAGAACGCTTTGCCGAACCCTACGGCCCGCTGGGCGTGCCCTTCCTGATGGTGCCCGGCAACCACGACGAGTCGTGGCTCCTGGGCGGGGACGGGGCCGACGCGCGGGGAGCGGAGGCGGAGGTGGCCTACGCCCGCCTGAACCCGCAGTGGGTGATGCCCGCCCGCAGCTACCGCGCCGCCGTGGGCGATCTGGTGGAGTTCTTCGCGGTGGACACCTCCCCCCTGGCCGCGTACCTGCCGCCCCTGCGGGTAAACGAGAGGCCGGGCGGGTCGTGGGACCGGGCGCAGCGGGCGTGGTTGGCGGGTGCCCTGGAAAGCAGCCAGGCCCGCTGGCGGCTGGTGTTGGGCCACCATCCCCTCTTCAGTGGTGGCAAGCACGGGGACGCGGGGCACTACGATGGTCTGCCGCTGCCCGGACAGCGGGGGGACGGGGTGCGCGCCCTGTACGGCGTGGCCTGCGGAAAGGCGGACGCCATCCTGAGCGGGCACGACCACGTCCTGATGGGCTTCGCGCCGCAGCCGGAGTGCCCGGGCACCCGGCAGTGGGTGAGTGGAGCGGCGGGGCAGGTGGAGCCGGGACGCAGCGGCTCCCGCCCGGTCACGTTCGGGATTTTTGACCAGCCCGGCTTTCTGTGGCTAAACATCACCCGGGACGCCCTGACCCTCCGCGTCTTTACCGTCTCCGAAGACGGCGCGGCGCAGGAGGTCCACACCGAGACGGTTGGCAAACCCTAA
- a CDS encoding glycerophosphodiester phosphodiesterase: MNRMLTAGLALLLGACAPAAQPTNPFIQGRTLNIAHQGGEGLRPSNTMLAYRHAADLGVDMLEMDMHATRDGVLVLSHDETLDRLTDTKGRIADLTLAQVLAADAGYAFTPDGGATFPFRGQGVRVAQLSEVLATFPDMPLTVEIKQASPSIAAPFCKTLRDAGVTDHVIVASFSDAALNEFRAACPEVTTSMTEKELRPLVLLSKVGLAGLAPLPGRVAQVPVRSGNIEVVTPGFVRAMHRRGVAVQVWTIDDPAEMRRLIRMGVDGIITNRPDLLKAVLAEGMGR, encoded by the coding sequence ATGAACAGAATGCTGACCGCCGGTCTGGCGCTGCTGCTGGGAGCCTGTGCGCCCGCCGCCCAGCCCACCAATCCCTTCATCCAGGGGCGGACCCTGAACATCGCGCACCAGGGGGGCGAGGGGCTGCGGCCCAGCAACACGATGCTCGCCTACCGCCATGCCGCCGACCTCGGGGTGGACATGCTGGAGATGGACATGCACGCCACCCGTGACGGCGTCCTCGTGCTCTCCCACGACGAGACGCTCGACCGACTGACGGACACGAAGGGACGGATCGCCGACCTCACGCTGGCGCAGGTGCTGGCGGCAGACGCCGGGTACGCCTTCACGCCGGATGGCGGCGCGACCTTCCCCTTCCGGGGGCAGGGCGTGCGGGTGGCGCAGCTCTCAGAGGTGCTGGCCACCTTTCCCGATATGCCCCTGACGGTCGAGATCAAGCAGGCGTCCCCCAGCATCGCCGCGCCGTTCTGCAAGACGCTCCGGGATGCGGGGGTCACAGATCACGTCATCGTCGCCAGCTTCAGCGACGCGGCCCTGAACGAGTTCCGCGCGGCCTGCCCGGAAGTGACCACGAGCATGACGGAGAAGGAGCTCCGTCCCCTCGTGCTGCTCAGCAAGGTGGGGCTCGCCGGGCTGGCCCCGCTCCCGGGCCGTGTGGCGCAGGTGCCGGTGCGGTCGGGGAACATCGAGGTCGTGACCCCCGGCTTCGTGCGGGCGATGCACAGGCGCGGGGTGGCCGTTCAGGTTTGGACCATTGACGACCCCGCCGAGATGCGCCGCCTGATTCGGATGGGCGTGGACGGCATCATCACCAACCGGCCCGACCTGCTGAAAGCCGTTCTGGCGGAGGGGATGGGGCGCTGA
- the infC gene encoding translation initiation factor IF-3: MIDIAKEHKVNDQIRVRQIRLIGAEGEQIGIIDTRDALAMAREKNLDLVMVSPQAVPPVCRLLDYGRFRYEQQQNEKENRKRARAQEVKAIKFRVKIDDHDFNTKTGHVRRFLEEGHKVKVTIMFRGRERTHPELGERILHRVAETLSDIGTPEGMPSMMGMDMNMIMAPKAAPAPRRDAAPQAEAPRPEAAANA; this comes from the coding sequence GTGATAGACATAGCGAAAGAACACAAGGTCAACGACCAGATTCGCGTCCGCCAGATTCGCCTGATCGGCGCGGAGGGTGAGCAGATCGGCATTATCGACACGCGCGACGCGCTGGCGATGGCACGCGAGAAGAACCTGGACCTCGTGATGGTGAGCCCCCAGGCCGTGCCGCCCGTCTGCCGCCTGCTGGACTATGGCCGGTTCCGCTACGAGCAGCAGCAGAACGAGAAGGAAAACCGCAAGCGTGCCCGCGCCCAGGAAGTCAAGGCGATCAAGTTCCGCGTCAAGATCGACGACCACGACTTCAACACCAAGACCGGGCACGTGCGCCGCTTCCTGGAAGAAGGCCACAAGGTCAAGGTCACCATCATGTTCCGTGGCCGCGAGCGCACCCACCCCGAGTTGGGCGAGCGCATCCTGCACCGCGTGGCTGAAACGCTCTCGGACATCGGCACGCCCGAGGGGATGCCCTCCATGATGGGCATGGACATGAACATGATCATGGCGCCCAAGGCGGCCCCGGCCCCCCGGCGCGACGCAGCCCCGCAGGCCGAGGCGCCCCGGCCCGAAGCCGCGGCCAACGCCTGA